A section of the Rhizomicrobium sp. genome encodes:
- a CDS encoding acetyl-CoA acetyltransferase, producing the protein MATGIKDKVAILGMGCSVFGERWDTGSDLLMAEAFDEALQDAGVERAQIEAAWYGCCFDRINVGNSAIPAATALRLDGIPVSRLENMCATGTEAVRSAAYAVASGAVDIALAVGVEKLKDTGYGGLPVQTKGTFNDMWLPMASAPAGFAQLASGYRARYGFPRDDLKRALAHVSWKSHQNGVHSPKAHLRKAVPMDTILNAPMIAEPLGLFDCCGVSDGAAAAIVTTPEIARSLGKKELVTLKAVQLSVSSGRESSANDWDGSHVRNTRNAARRAYAEAGIRDPKAQLGLVEVHDCFSITELVTMEDLFLSEEGRAVADVLDGKFDRDGSLPCQIDGGLKCFGHPIGASGIRMMYEVYNQLLGRAGERQLKNVSLGLTHNLGGVPYLGVAAVSVLGLH; encoded by the coding sequence ATGGCCACGGGGATCAAGGACAAGGTCGCTATTCTGGGCATGGGATGCTCGGTGTTCGGCGAGCGTTGGGATACGGGCAGCGATCTCCTGATGGCGGAAGCCTTCGACGAAGCGCTCCAAGACGCCGGCGTCGAACGGGCCCAGATCGAGGCGGCCTGGTATGGCTGCTGTTTCGATCGGATAAATGTGGGGAACTCGGCGATCCCCGCGGCAACCGCGCTTCGGCTCGACGGCATTCCCGTCAGCCGGCTGGAGAATATGTGCGCGACGGGAACGGAAGCGGTGCGGAGCGCCGCCTATGCGGTCGCTTCGGGGGCGGTGGATATCGCGCTCGCGGTAGGCGTCGAAAAGCTCAAGGACACCGGCTATGGCGGTTTGCCCGTCCAGACAAAAGGGACGTTCAACGATATGTGGCTGCCGATGGCTTCGGCGCCGGCCGGGTTCGCGCAACTGGCAAGCGGGTATCGGGCCAGATACGGCTTCCCCAGGGACGACCTCAAACGCGCACTCGCGCACGTCTCCTGGAAGAGCCACCAAAACGGCGTCCACTCGCCGAAAGCCCATCTTCGAAAAGCGGTCCCTATGGACACAATTTTGAATGCGCCGATGATCGCCGAGCCCCTGGGCTTGTTCGACTGTTGCGGCGTTTCGGACGGCGCGGCCGCCGCCATCGTCACGACTCCCGAGATCGCGCGCAGTCTCGGCAAGAAGGAGCTGGTTACCCTGAAAGCAGTGCAGCTGTCGGTTTCGAGCGGCAGGGAATCGAGCGCCAATGACTGGGACGGCAGCCATGTGCGCAACACGAGGAATGCCGCGAGGCGGGCTTATGCAGAGGCGGGCATCCGCGACCCCAAAGCGCAGCTTGGCCTGGTCGAAGTGCACGACTGTTTCTCGATCACCGAACTGGTCACGATGGAAGATCTCTTCCTTTCCGAGGAGGGACGCGCTGTGGCGGATGTACTGGATGGAAAGTTCGACCGGGACGGCAGCCTGCCATGTCAGATCGACGGCGGTCTGAAATGCTTCGGACATCCCATCGGCGCCTCCGGCATCCGGATGATGTACGAGGTCTACAACCAATTGCTCGGCCGGGCCGGGGAGCGCCAACTCAAAAACGTCAGCCTCGGTCTCACCCACAATCTCGGAGGCGTTCCTTATTTGGGCGTAGCAGCCGTGTCGGTGCTTGGCCTCCACTAG
- a CDS encoding IclR family transcriptional regulator has protein sequence MAGTAKADVANAHDDDQAEGSNRAPAVSRAASVLRLLASQRTGLGVSEIARRVGLVPSTCFHVLRALVDEGFISFDSEKKTYRTGVGLLTLVRDAMASSQYPRVVQPALEELSAKHRVTAVAVELDSRERMVVVGIARSDTFVSLHVNVGSRFPAFISATGRCVAAASGLSRAELKKRFDRLHWERAPNFEDWYSEVERARREGVATDRSNYIRGIVIMSTLLPQGPDKAVRGIAIIGFEHNMSEKMLAPLRKDLLEAARSTAALLH, from the coding sequence ATGGCCGGCACGGCTAAAGCCGATGTTGCTAACGCGCACGACGACGATCAGGCCGAAGGCAGCAACCGCGCCCCGGCCGTCTCTCGCGCGGCAAGCGTGTTGCGGTTGCTCGCAAGCCAGCGGACGGGCTTGGGCGTGAGCGAAATCGCGCGTCGCGTCGGCCTGGTGCCCAGCACATGTTTTCACGTCCTGCGGGCACTTGTCGACGAAGGGTTTATCTCCTTCGATTCTGAAAAGAAGACCTACCGGACCGGCGTGGGTCTTCTGACGCTGGTGCGCGACGCGATGGCCAGCAGCCAATATCCCCGGGTTGTTCAGCCGGCATTGGAGGAATTGTCCGCGAAGCACCGGGTCACGGCTGTTGCCGTCGAGCTGGATAGCCGCGAACGTATGGTCGTGGTTGGGATCGCCCGTTCGGACACATTCGTAAGCCTGCATGTGAATGTCGGAAGCCGCTTTCCTGCATTCATCAGCGCGACCGGACGCTGCGTGGCGGCTGCGTCCGGACTGTCGCGGGCAGAACTGAAAAAGCGATTTGACAGGCTGCACTGGGAACGCGCACCGAACTTCGAAGACTGGTACTCCGAGGTGGAGCGCGCCCGTCGCGAGGGCGTGGCCACCGATCGAAGCAACTACATTCGCGGCATCGTCATCATGTCGACATTGCTTCCGCAGGGTCCGGACAAAGCCGTGCGAGGAATTGCCATCATCGGCTTCGAGCACAATATGTCGGAAAAAATGCTGGCGCCCCTCCGAAAGGACCTTCTCGAAGCGGCACGGTCGACGGCCGCTCTCTTGCACTAG
- a CDS encoding acyl-CoA dehydrogenase family protein gives MDLALSKEDEAFRDEVRQFLEQNLSREIRDKTARMTSVYADVELMRSWHARLYERGWVAPAWPREYGGCGWSVVRRYIFAAELAQAGAPPISAMGVKMCGPAIIRFGTAEQKSANLPRIISGQDFWCQGYSEPGAGSDLASLQMKAEPDGDSLICTGEKIWTTHAQYANKMFCLVRTSRGPKVQNGITFLLVDMDTDGIAVEPIWSLTGEHIQNRVHFANVRVPKANVVGEIDGGWTVAKYLLEFERGGSTFGPSLRARLKTLKAIAGSEPDGSGHRLSDEPWFAQRLAALEVEVEALELTELRVMSALSRGQSPGHGSSLQKLLGTELAQVLTELTVSVMAYYSATHQPCATRPGGPVLPYLTGLAANAPVGPEHSWTAGVRYFNERAGTIYAGSSEIQRNILAKSALDL, from the coding sequence ATGGATCTCGCGCTTTCGAAGGAGGATGAGGCCTTTCGGGACGAGGTGCGTCAATTCCTGGAACAAAATCTCAGCCGGGAAATTCGAGACAAGACGGCGCGGATGACGAGCGTCTATGCGGACGTCGAGCTCATGCGCAGTTGGCACGCAAGGCTCTACGAAAGGGGATGGGTGGCGCCGGCCTGGCCTCGGGAATATGGCGGCTGCGGCTGGTCCGTTGTTCGTCGCTACATCTTTGCGGCTGAGCTGGCGCAGGCCGGCGCGCCTCCCATCTCCGCCATGGGAGTCAAAATGTGCGGGCCCGCGATCATTCGATTCGGCACAGCCGAGCAGAAGAGCGCAAATCTTCCGCGGATTATTTCCGGGCAGGATTTTTGGTGTCAGGGGTATTCCGAACCCGGAGCCGGATCCGACTTGGCGAGTTTGCAGATGAAGGCGGAGCCGGACGGCGACTCGCTGATCTGCACCGGCGAGAAAATTTGGACGACGCATGCGCAATACGCAAACAAGATGTTTTGCCTGGTGCGCACCTCGCGCGGACCGAAAGTCCAGAACGGAATCACGTTTCTTCTCGTGGACATGGATACCGATGGGATCGCGGTAGAACCGATATGGTCGCTGACCGGTGAACACATTCAAAATAGGGTCCATTTCGCAAATGTCCGCGTGCCGAAAGCGAACGTGGTTGGCGAGATCGACGGCGGTTGGACGGTGGCCAAATATCTCCTGGAGTTCGAACGAGGCGGCTCGACGTTTGGGCCAAGTTTGCGGGCGCGGCTAAAGACCCTCAAGGCCATTGCGGGCTCCGAGCCGGATGGCTCGGGTCATAGGCTTTCGGACGAACCCTGGTTTGCGCAAAGGCTTGCCGCATTGGAAGTTGAGGTCGAAGCTTTGGAACTCACCGAGCTGAGAGTGATGTCGGCGCTGAGTCGGGGGCAGTCGCCGGGACACGGGTCTTCGCTGCAAAAGCTCCTGGGAACCGAATTGGCGCAGGTGCTGACGGAGCTGACGGTTTCGGTCATGGCATACTATTCGGCTACGCATCAGCCTTGCGCGACGCGACCGGGTGGACCGGTTCTTCCATATCTCACCGGGCTGGCCGCGAATGCTCCAGTCGGCCCGGAACATTCATGGACAGCCGGCGTCCGATATTTCAACGAGCGGGCCGGTACGATCTACGCCGGCTCTTCCGAAATACAGCGGAACATATTGGCGAAGTCGGCGCTGGACCTCTGA
- a CDS encoding MaoC/PaaZ C-terminal domain-containing protein, with protein MHLERLTQKVFPDVLQAYTAKDVMLYAVGVGAGADPTDRGELKYVYERDLAPIPTIASVLAYPGFWLQDPALEIDWLRLLHGEQSIEVHRPLKAEGSVKGQFRVIGVEDKGKDRGATIFFEKRIVDAQTELPICTVRSTYFLRSDGGCGSFGERLTPPSALGDALDKTVVLPTLPRQAILYRLNGDYNPIHIDPAAAAKAGFDRPILHGLCTMGFACRGLINAVCDGEPSRVRSMFVRFSQPVLPGETIQLEFSEAPGGVRFRARVLERNIVCLDRGEFSFA; from the coding sequence ATGCATTTGGAACGCTTGACTCAAAAGGTCTTCCCCGACGTGCTTCAAGCCTATACCGCCAAGGACGTCATGCTGTACGCGGTAGGCGTGGGCGCCGGCGCCGATCCGACGGACCGAGGCGAGCTCAAATACGTCTACGAGCGCGACCTGGCGCCAATCCCCACGATCGCCTCCGTGCTCGCCTATCCGGGTTTTTGGCTTCAAGACCCGGCGCTGGAGATCGATTGGCTGAGGCTCCTTCACGGCGAGCAAAGCATCGAGGTTCATCGCCCCTTGAAGGCGGAGGGGAGCGTAAAGGGGCAATTTCGGGTCATCGGCGTCGAGGACAAGGGCAAGGATCGCGGCGCGACGATTTTCTTCGAGAAGCGGATCGTCGACGCCCAGACCGAACTGCCGATTTGCACCGTCCGGTCGACCTATTTCCTAAGATCGGATGGCGGCTGCGGCAGTTTTGGCGAGCGCCTGACGCCGCCCAGCGCACTCGGCGACGCGCTCGACAAAACGGTCGTTCTGCCGACGCTTCCGCGCCAGGCCATCCTATATCGTCTCAACGGCGACTATAATCCGATCCATATCGATCCGGCGGCGGCGGCGAAAGCCGGCTTCGATCGGCCCATTCTTCATGGGCTCTGCACCATGGGATTCGCCTGCCGGGGACTTATCAATGCCGTCTGCGATGGCGAGCCGTCGAGGGTCAGGTCGATGTTTGTCCGCTTCAGCCAGCCGGTCTTGCCGGGGGAAACGATCCAGCTCGAGTTCAGCGAGGCGCCCGGCGGGGTTCGTTTTCGTGCGCGAGTCCTGGAGCGGAATATCGTGTGCCTCGACCGTGGCGAATTTTCGTTCGCCTAA
- a CDS encoding acyl-CoA synthetase, producing the protein MPRLTDFTSYADAQKYYSKAAVWKLFDGTKETFNITKECIDRHANDDSRVAVRIAYSDGRRDHLTYSRLMTRSAQFSHWLADKGIRAGDRVAFMLDPSEAFYISLFGTMRAGAIGVPLFTLFGPDGLRLRVDDCRPRLLIVAPEKAQMAREATDVEVVEADTEFLRSLDRFPASYDSGTRAADTAILQYTSGTTRELPAAVAHSHGSLVVLMAAALYGSGIRPGDAFFCPSSPAWGHGLWHGTLAPLALGVTTGTLSGKFDASNLVSALKEFRVTNLSAAATHYRMMKLAGSLDPSEFVLEKISYTGEPIDSSTLDFVENTFGILACSMYGTTEIGVVLVNYPGADDFEVKRGSLGKPVPGIRLEVRTAQGTPSPCNEVGELFLERRGTWLSTKDLSTVDSDGYFFHAGRADDVIISAGWTMSAAEIENVLMKHDDVREAAVIGVPDSTRGQIVKAFVVAKRATSAEFIKELQDFTRKHLSQHEYPRQIVITDELPKTPAGKINRKILRDREKASPAAPPSELARAAIGA; encoded by the coding sequence ATGCCCCGGCTTACCGATTTCACAAGCTACGCAGATGCCCAGAAGTATTACTCGAAGGCTGCCGTCTGGAAACTGTTCGATGGTACCAAGGAAACATTCAATATTACAAAGGAATGTATCGACCGCCACGCGAACGATGACTCGCGCGTGGCCGTGAGAATTGCGTACAGCGACGGCAGGCGCGACCACTTGACGTATTCGCGGTTGATGACGCGGTCCGCGCAATTTTCGCATTGGCTTGCGGACAAAGGCATCCGTGCGGGCGATCGGGTGGCCTTCATGCTGGATCCGTCCGAGGCCTTTTATATAAGCCTTTTTGGCACGATGCGGGCAGGTGCGATCGGCGTTCCGCTCTTCACGCTCTTCGGTCCCGATGGGCTTCGGCTTCGTGTCGACGACTGCCGCCCGAGGCTTTTGATCGTCGCGCCGGAGAAGGCCCAAATGGCGCGGGAAGCGACCGACGTCGAAGTCGTGGAGGCCGATACGGAGTTTCTGCGTTCGCTTGACCGTTTTCCTGCCAGTTACGATAGCGGCACCAGGGCGGCAGATACGGCCATTCTTCAATACACGTCGGGCACCACGCGCGAATTGCCGGCGGCGGTCGCGCATTCGCACGGCTCCTTGGTGGTGCTGATGGCGGCGGCGCTGTACGGGAGCGGGATTCGGCCGGGCGACGCCTTCTTCTGCCCGTCATCGCCCGCGTGGGGGCATGGCCTTTGGCATGGAACGCTGGCGCCGCTCGCCTTGGGCGTGACAACGGGCACGCTTTCGGGAAAGTTCGACGCGAGCAACCTGGTGTCCGCGCTGAAGGAATTTCGGGTCACCAATCTTTCGGCCGCCGCGACACACTATCGTATGATGAAGCTCGCCGGATCGCTCGATCCGTCGGAATTCGTCCTCGAAAAGATTTCCTATACCGGCGAACCCATAGACAGCTCCACATTGGACTTCGTGGAGAACACGTTCGGCATCCTGGCGTGCAGCATGTATGGCACGACGGAAATCGGCGTGGTGCTGGTGAACTATCCCGGAGCCGACGATTTCGAAGTGAAACGGGGATCGTTGGGCAAGCCGGTACCGGGCATCCGGCTCGAGGTCCGCACGGCGCAGGGTACGCCGTCGCCTTGCAACGAGGTCGGCGAACTCTTCCTCGAGCGCCGCGGAACGTGGCTTTCGACCAAGGATCTCTCGACCGTCGATAGCGACGGATATTTCTTTCACGCGGGCCGGGCGGACGACGTCATAATCTCCGCCGGCTGGACGATGAGTGCCGCCGAAATCGAAAATGTCCTGATGAAGCATGACGATGTGCGCGAAGCTGCCGTCATCGGCGTGCCGGACAGCACGAGAGGCCAGATCGTGAAGGCGTTCGTCGTGGCAAAGCGAGCCACAAGCGCGGAATTCATAAAGGAGCTTCAGGATTTTACCCGCAAGCATCTCAGCCAGCATGAATATCCTCGGCAGATCGTGATAACCGACGAATTGCCGAAGACGCCGGCAGGAAAGATCAATCGAAAGATCTTGCGCGACCGGGAAAAGGCTTCGCCGGCTGCGCCCCCCTCCGAATTGGCAAGAGCCGCCATCGGGGCATAG
- a CDS encoding SDR family NAD(P)-dependent oxidoreductase codes for MLTGKVVLVTGAGQGIGAGIAKLAASRGAKVVVNDLGASPFGEGSDTTPAEKVVAEIRADGGEAVASFYSIASWDTAQRIVADAIKAFGRIDVVVNNAGVLRDKMFHKMEESDWQTVVDVNLAGYFYVSRAAANVFKEQASGCFVHMTSTSGLIGNFGQVNYGAAKMGVAGLSKCIALDMSRFNVRSNCIAPFAFTRMTGTIPADTEENRRRLNVLQQMSAEKIAPFAVSLMADAAKDVTGQIFGVRKNEIVLFTQPRPLRTTQTSDGWTPETCIETALPALRPSMYKLDRSSDVFAWDPF; via the coding sequence TTGCTGACCGGCAAGGTGGTTCTGGTGACGGGAGCGGGTCAGGGCATCGGCGCGGGCATCGCAAAGTTGGCCGCGAGCAGAGGCGCGAAGGTGGTCGTAAACGACCTGGGCGCATCGCCGTTCGGCGAAGGCTCCGATACCACGCCGGCGGAAAAAGTCGTCGCCGAGATACGTGCGGACGGCGGCGAGGCGGTGGCGAGTTTTTATAGCATCGCCTCCTGGGATACGGCTCAGCGCATCGTTGCCGATGCGATTAAGGCGTTCGGTCGAATCGACGTCGTCGTCAACAACGCCGGCGTGCTGCGCGATAAAATGTTTCACAAGATGGAAGAGTCCGATTGGCAGACCGTCGTGGACGTCAACCTGGCCGGCTATTTCTACGTTTCGCGGGCCGCCGCGAACGTCTTCAAGGAACAGGCGAGCGGCTGCTTTGTGCATATGACCTCGACATCCGGGCTGATCGGAAATTTCGGGCAGGTCAATTACGGCGCGGCAAAGATGGGCGTCGCCGGCCTTTCCAAGTGCATCGCGCTCGACATGTCCCGCTTCAACGTTCGGTCGAACTGTATCGCGCCCTTCGCCTTCACGCGGATGACCGGCACGATTCCGGCCGACACGGAGGAAAACCGGCGGCGTCTGAATGTGCTTCAGCAGATGTCGGCCGAAAAGATCGCGCCATTCGCCGTCAGCCTGATGGCCGACGCGGCGAAAGACGTGACGGGCCAGATTTTTGGCGTGCGAAAGAACGAGATCGTGCTCTTCACGCAGCCGCGTCCGCTCCGGACAACCCAGACCAGTGACGGATGGACCCCGGAGACCTGCATCGAAACGGCGTTACCGGCTCTGCGCCCGTCGATGTACAAATTGGACCGTTCTTCCGACGTCTTTGCCTGGGACCCGTTCTAG
- a CDS encoding MaoC family dehydratase N-terminal domain-containing protein produces the protein MRRRIGAKITDTVEPWCYEATRDNIRHYAHGIGDDNPLWCDPEYAEQTQHSGIIAPPSFLFACNRIVSGYCGGLPGVHAMWAGAEWEWFRPIRRNDVIHSEAYLKDLIEHQTRFAGRAVQQIYHVEFSNQNGEKLAAADSWVFRTERDAARESGTKYSEVKSRGHKVYSDAELAEIYGKYENEHVQGPRPRWFEDVNVGDELPTVVKGPMTVTGFIAYAQGWGGLYIRANKLAWRLIDKHPGIGIKNKFGVPDCPERVHWENDFALEVGAPGAYDYGPERTSWMLHHLTNWCGDDGFVRASKTQIRRHNPEGDTLLISGRVTKKNIVGGESIVEVSQEARNQDGELSVVGAGRVRLPRRSA, from the coding sequence TTGCGTCGCCGGATCGGCGCCAAGATCACCGACACCGTGGAGCCTTGGTGCTACGAGGCGACGAGGGACAACATCCGCCACTACGCGCACGGCATCGGCGACGACAACCCGCTTTGGTGCGATCCTGAATACGCGGAGCAGACGCAGCACAGCGGCATCATCGCGCCGCCGTCGTTTCTCTTCGCATGCAATCGCATCGTAAGCGGCTATTGCGGCGGCTTGCCCGGCGTCCACGCCATGTGGGCGGGCGCGGAATGGGAGTGGTTTCGTCCGATCCGCCGAAACGATGTCATCCATTCCGAGGCGTATCTGAAGGATCTCATCGAGCACCAGACTCGATTTGCCGGCCGCGCGGTCCAGCAGATCTATCACGTGGAATTCTCCAACCAGAACGGCGAGAAGCTGGCGGCGGCGGACAGTTGGGTCTTCCGCACCGAGCGCGATGCCGCGCGCGAAAGCGGTACAAAATACTCGGAAGTGAAGAGCAGGGGCCACAAGGTCTATTCGGACGCCGAATTGGCGGAGATCTACGGCAAGTACGAGAATGAGCACGTCCAGGGCCCACGGCCGCGTTGGTTCGAAGACGTGAATGTGGGAGACGAACTCCCGACCGTCGTCAAAGGTCCAATGACCGTCACGGGGTTCATCGCCTATGCGCAGGGCTGGGGCGGCCTCTACATACGGGCGAACAAGCTGGCTTGGCGCCTCATCGACAAGCATCCGGGAATCGGCATCAAGAACAAATTCGGCGTGCCCGACTGCCCCGAGCGCGTGCATTGGGAAAACGATTTCGCGCTCGAAGTCGGTGCGCCGGGCGCCTACGATTATGGTCCCGAGAGAACGTCGTGGATGCTGCATCATCTGACCAACTGGTGCGGCGATGACGGGTTCGTTCGCGCGTCGAAGACGCAGATCCGTCGCCACAATCCGGAGGGCGACACCCTTCTCATAAGCGGCCGCGTCACCAAAAAGAACATCGTCGGCGGAGAGTCCATCGTCGAGGTGTCGCAGGAGGCCCGCAATCAGGACGGCGAGTTGTCGGTGGTGGGCGCCGGCAGAGTGCGCCTGCCGCGGCGGTCGGCCTGA
- a CDS encoding 3-oxoacyl-[acyl-carrier-protein] synthase III C-terminal domain-containing protein, which yields MASLAKGQRAYCNWDEDATTMGVEAARLCLGSRTRASTERLAFCTTTSSFADVSAAITSAIALGLAPELEVLDLGGSHRAGLAGLANAFGSPGRQNLVIASERLRARPASAQEMQYGAGAAAFLVSDKNIAAEFIGYASRSALFIERFRATENNHDYGWEERWVRDEGYLKLGVAVIREALAKAHVKPSQVAKFVFSTVSAGAAAPVARALGIPPEAIADPLFDNCGFTGAAHPLLMLTDALDKAAPGDVLVVASFSEGGEVVILRATERLGEGRPPRSLADTLKAGVVDSSYLRMASSYEEIDPDWGMRAERDTKTALTEQYRSAEQIYGFEAGKCGSCGAVQFPQLAFCVNCAASSKDFRPVPLADEAAKILTYTADSLTYHPSPPLYVGFAQFDNGARVLMEFVDVNPETLAVGMPLTFRFRIKERDKQRGYIRYFWKAAPTA from the coding sequence TTGGCATCGCTGGCGAAAGGCCAGCGCGCTTATTGCAACTGGGACGAAGATGCCACGACAATGGGTGTCGAAGCCGCGCGTCTCTGTCTGGGAAGCCGGACGCGCGCGTCAACAGAGCGGCTCGCCTTCTGCACCACGACATCGTCGTTTGCCGATGTATCTGCCGCCATCACGTCGGCAATCGCGTTGGGATTGGCACCCGAGCTCGAGGTGTTGGATTTGGGCGGCTCCCACCGGGCGGGGCTCGCGGGTCTTGCCAATGCCTTCGGCTCTCCCGGTCGACAGAATCTCGTCATTGCCAGCGAGAGACTTCGCGCGAGGCCCGCCAGCGCACAGGAAATGCAATACGGCGCTGGCGCGGCCGCCTTCCTGGTCTCGGACAAGAACATTGCCGCCGAATTCATCGGCTATGCATCCCGGTCGGCGCTCTTCATTGAGCGCTTCCGCGCCACCGAAAACAATCATGACTATGGTTGGGAGGAGCGTTGGGTTCGCGATGAGGGTTATCTGAAGCTTGGCGTCGCCGTCATACGGGAGGCATTGGCCAAGGCGCACGTAAAGCCTTCTCAGGTCGCGAAATTCGTCTTTTCCACTGTGTCCGCGGGGGCCGCCGCACCGGTGGCGCGGGCGTTGGGGATTCCGCCGGAGGCGATAGCGGATCCGTTGTTCGACAATTGTGGCTTCACGGGCGCTGCCCATCCGCTATTGATGCTGACCGATGCCCTGGACAAGGCGGCGCCCGGGGACGTTCTCGTCGTCGCAAGCTTTTCCGAAGGCGGGGAGGTGGTTATCCTGCGCGCGACCGAACGATTGGGCGAAGGGCGTCCGCCGCGTTCGCTCGCCGACACTCTGAAGGCCGGCGTTGTCGACAGTTCCTATCTTCGCATGGCGTCCTCATATGAAGAGATCGATCCGGACTGGGGCATGCGCGCCGAACGCGACACCAAGACGGCGCTCACGGAGCAGTATCGCTCCGCCGAACAGATATATGGATTTGAGGCGGGCAAATGTGGCTCCTGCGGGGCCGTTCAATTCCCGCAACTCGCTTTTTGCGTGAATTGCGCCGCGTCCTCGAAGGACTTTCGGCCCGTGCCGCTCGCGGATGAGGCGGCCAAAATCCTCACCTACACCGCGGATAGTCTCACTTATCATCCGTCGCCGCCGCTCTATGTCGGCTTCGCCCAGTTCGACAACGGCGCCCGCGTGCTGATGGAGTTCGTCGACGTCAATCCGGAAACGTTGGCCGTAGGGATGCCGCTGACGTTTCGCTTTCGAATAAAGGAGCGGGACAAGCAGCGCGGCTACATCCGGTATTTCTGGAAAGCCGCGCCGACCGCCTAG
- a CDS encoding NAD(P)-dependent alcohol dehydrogenase has translation MIVSAAVARTPDGDFSIERLEIDAPRDDEILVRVAAVGICHTDIVFKTREAIALPAVFGHEAAGTIMATGSAVSAAFSVGDHVALTFRSCGTCDRCVAGSPAYCRSMPQLNYAGRRPDGSMALHAAQSDVASNFFGQSSFATHCLAYERNVVKIPADLPLELMGPLGCGVQTGFGAVRRSLACPAGSSILILGCGPVGLSAVMAAAIQGCSPIIVLEPFRQRRELALELGATHALGPAYTDDLGRAIKAIHGTGVDFVLDTTGSPSLIERALQTLGSQATLGLVGIFPRGATLPGELNNLITFGHSIKGIIEGDSDPSISIPEMISFYREGRLPIDRLVRTYPFNDINRAVADQARGDCIKAVLLMD, from the coding sequence ATGATCGTTTCCGCCGCCGTAGCGCGCACACCAGACGGCGATTTTTCCATCGAACGCCTGGAGATCGATGCGCCCAGAGACGACGAGATCCTCGTTCGCGTGGCCGCGGTCGGTATTTGCCACACCGATATCGTCTTTAAAACACGCGAAGCGATCGCTTTGCCCGCGGTCTTCGGCCACGAAGCAGCGGGGACCATCATGGCGACCGGCTCGGCGGTCTCGGCCGCGTTCTCGGTTGGCGATCACGTCGCTCTCACATTTCGCTCGTGCGGCACGTGCGATCGATGCGTCGCTGGGAGCCCTGCTTATTGCCGTTCCATGCCGCAGCTGAACTACGCCGGCCGAAGGCCGGACGGCTCCATGGCCCTCCACGCCGCACAATCCGACGTGGCCAGCAATTTCTTCGGCCAATCGTCTTTCGCCACGCATTGCCTGGCCTATGAGAGAAATGTCGTAAAGATTCCGGCCGACTTGCCGTTGGAGCTCATGGGTCCGCTGGGATGCGGGGTTCAGACAGGCTTCGGCGCCGTACGGCGCTCTCTGGCGTGCCCCGCGGGTTCGTCGATCCTGATCCTAGGCTGCGGACCGGTCGGACTTAGCGCGGTGATGGCCGCAGCGATCCAAGGTTGCAGCCCCATCATCGTGCTGGAACCCTTTCGGCAAAGGCGCGAACTGGCCCTCGAACTGGGAGCGACCCATGCGCTGGGCCCGGCATATACGGACGATCTGGGGCGCGCGATCAAGGCGATCCACGGCACCGGCGTCGACTTCGTCCTGGACACGACAGGTTCGCCGTCGCTTATCGAGCGAGCCTTGCAGACACTTGGATCCCAAGCCACGCTCGGCCTGGTCGGCATCTTTCCGCGCGGAGCGACTCTGCCCGGCGAACTCAACAACCTCATAACCTTCGGACATAGCATCAAGGGAATCATTGAGGGCGACAGCGACCCGAGCATCTCCATCCCCGAAATGATCTCCTTCTATCGCGAGGGCAGACTGCCGATCGACAGGCTCGTCCGGACCTATCCGTTCAACGACATCAACCGTGCCGTTGCCGATCAGGCGCGCGGCGACTGCATCAAAGCAGTGCTATTGATGGACTAG